The sequence below is a genomic window from Halarchaeum grantii.
CCGATTCGGGTGCCCGGGTAGTCGCGCGTCCACGCGACGCCGCCGTCGCGCAGGCGGTAGGCGACGAGCGTGCGGCCGTCCTTCCGCCCGAAGACGGCGAAGCAGAACGCCTCGCCGACGGTGGGTTTCGCGACGGCGGGCGGGCGCGTCCCGACGACCGGCCCTTCGACGGCGGGGCCGTGCGTGGCCGACCAGACGCGCGTGCCGTCGGGCGCGAGCGCGTGGAGGCGGCCGTCGCCGTCCCCGACGAACACGCGACCCGCCGTCGTCGTCGGCGGCGCGGCCGGTGCGCCGAGGACGCGACTCCACCGCGCCGTCCCGTCCTCGGCGTCGAACGCGAGGAGCTCGCCGGCGGTCGTCGCGACGACGACGCGGTCGGCGAGGAGCGCGGGCGGCCCGCTCGCCGGCACGGTGAGCGGACGAGTCCACGCGAGCGTCTCGCTCTCGGGGTTGAGGGCGAAGAGCCGCCCCGAGGCGTCCTCGCGCGCGTCGAAGTCGCGGTTCGGGACGCGCGCGACATAGGCGTACTCGTCGCCGATGACGGGCGCGCTGTACGCCGCGAGGAGGGAGTCGGCGTGCTCGAAGAGGTCCCAGTGTGCGACGGCCGAGTCGTCCGGCGGCCCCGGACTCGTGGTACGACCGTCGTTCGCGGGCGTCCCGTGCGCGGTCGGCCACGGCGCGTCCGGGGCGACGGGCGGCGTCCCCTCGAGTGGGCCGCGCGGCGCGAGGGCCGAACAGCCGGCGAGCGCGCTCAGACCGGTCGCGCCGAGCGCGGCGAGGAACCCGCGCCGGCCCTGTGGGCGCGACCCGAGCGGCGACGCCGTGAGGGACCCGCGTCGGCTCTGCCGGTACGTGCTCGCGGAGTGGAGGGCGGGGCGGCGCATCGGGCGACTACCACGTCGCCCCGACACTTCAAGCTTCTACTGGCGTTCGAGCGCGTCCGACATGGACGACGAGAGGTAGTGCGAGAAGATCTCGTTCGTGTCGAGCGGGGACTTGCCGGTCGGGTAGTTCTCCTCGAAGACGTCGTAGAGCGGGCGGATGTACACGCGGAGCTCGTGGCCGCGTCGCTCGACCGTCTCGTGGCGCCAGCCCGCCTCGTCGAGCGACTCGCGGACGAGCTCGTCGAACTCGCCCTGGTGCCAGCCGGAGACGTGGTCGCGGACGGGCTCCTCCTCCTCGCTCTCGCGCGCGAGCTCGTCGCAGACCTCGTCGTGCGCGACGAGGAGGCGGCCGTCGCTCCGGAACCCGTCCGCGATGTCGAGGAGTTCGCTGTGGAGGCCCTGCGGGTGGAAGTAGAGGTGGCGGCTGTACTCCCACTCCGCGCTCTCGAAGCCCTCCGTGACGACGTCGTGGTCCACCTTCGAGACGTCGAGTCGCGTCTTCAGGCGGTGGTTGACGTCGGGTCGCGAGAGGACGGTGATGTCGTCGCGCACGAGGTCGTTCGCGAGATCTTCTGCGGTCTCGTAGAGGTCGTCGCTCATACTCGATACGTGCGTCGGCCAGCGGATAACCGTTCTCCCCAGCGGCAGTATTCGGTCGGTATCTGTGACGCGCCGCGGGGATGGCGAGCGGTGGAGCCACGCGCCGTGCGGACGGAGCGACCCCCGCGGGCGTGGGCTACGGGGGGCCGAGTCAGTCCCCCGCCTCCTCGTCGGTCGCGGTTTCGCGTCAGCCGCCGAGCCGGGCGCGGGCGTAGCGCCGGAGCGCCCCGGCTTTCACGAGGCAGAAGCCGACGAGCACCGCGAGAAAGCCCCCGACGGTCGAGGCCTCGAGGCCCTCACCGAGGACGAGCCACCCGAAGACCGCCGCGAACGGCGGGATGACGTATTCGAGGAGCCCCATCTCGATGGGGCCGAGGCGGTCGAGCAGGCGGAAGTAGACGAGGAAGCCGGCGGCACCGGGGACGACGGCGAGGTAGAGCACCCACAGCGTCGTCTCCGGCGGGAAGGCCGCCATCGCGAACGACTGGCCGGGGACGGCGAACGCGGCGGCGTCGAGCGCGAGCGCGCCGACGAGGAGCATCCACGCTTGGAGCGCGAGGCCGCCGAGTTCGGCGTCGTCCTCGCGCGTGAACACCGCGCCGACCGTCCACACGACGGCGGACGCGAGGACGAGGCCGACGCCGGCGCTCGCGGCGAGGTTCGACGGGTCGGGGTCGGCGATGAGGACGACGCCGCCGAAGCCGACGAGGACGCCGGCGACGCCGAGCGCGGAGAGCCGTTCGTCCGGCCGCGCGAACCGCGTCACCGCCGGCGTAAGCACGGGGACGAGACCGAGGAGCGTGGCCGCGACGGCGGGCGGAACCGTCCGCTGGCCGGCGAAGAGGAGGGCGTGGTGGAGGCCGATGTTGCAGAGGCCACCGACGAGGATGGGCGCCCAGTCGCCCCAGCCGCGCGGGCGGAACGACCGCCCGGTGGCGAGGACGACGCCGACGAGGAGGAGCGCGGCGAGGTCGAAGCGGAGCGCGGCGAGCGGGACCGGCGGGACGGTGTCGAGGGCGGCGTCCGTCGCGACGAACGCCGTCCCCCACGACGCGGCGAGTGCGAGGTAGAGTGCGGCGTCGCGTCTCGTCATCGTCGAGTGGAGGCGCGCCGGTACTGATAACGCCGACGGAACGGCGGGCGACCGGTCGCCGCGGCGTCAGCGTCGCGCGTTCGCGGTGACGTCGGCGAGTCGCGCGGCGAGGTCGTCGGTGAGCGCGCCGTCCTCGACGCGCCACCCCCAGTTCCCCGTCGCGGTGCCGGGCGTGTTGAGGCGTGCGTCGCTCCCGCGACCGAGGAGGTCGGGCATCGTCGTCATCGCGACGACGGCGGGCGAGTCCCAGACGGCGTCGAGGAGCGCCCACGCGGGCGACCCGTCCCTCTCGAAGTCGAGGGCGTAGTCGAAGCAGTCGCGCTGGCGCTCGTCGAGCGACTCGTAGTAGCCCGCGGCGGTGTCGGTGTCGTGCGTGGACGTGTAGGCGACGCAGTCGCGCGGGTAGTCGCTGGGCTTGTAGCGGTGGTGCTCGGCGCACCAGTCGGCGTACTCGGGGACGCGCATGCCCGGGAAGCCGAGGCGGTCGCGCAGCCCGAGGACGCCGTCGTCGAGGAAGCCGAGGTCCTCGACGACGAACGGGAGGTCGCCGAGGTCCTCGCGCACGCGCTCGAAGAACGCCGCGCCGGGACCGGGGTGCCACTCGCCGTCGGCGGCGCTCGCGGCGTCGGCGGGGATCGCCCAGTAGGCGTCGAACGCCTTGAAGTGGTCGAGGCGCGCGACGTCGACGAGGTCGAAGAGGCGGTCGAGGCGCCGCACCCACCAGCCGTAGTCGTCGGCGGCGAGGGAGTCCCAGTCGTAGACCGGCATCCCCCAGCGCTGGCCGTCGTCACCGGCGCTCGGCGGGACGCCGGCGACGGCCTCGGGGTCGCCGGCGGTGTCGACGGCGAACGCTTCGCGGTTCGCCCAGACGTCGGCGGAGTCGAGCGCGGCGTACATCGGGACGTCGCCGAGGAGCTGGATGCCGCGCTCGCGGGCGGCCTCGCGGAGCGCGCGCCACTGCTCGTCGAAGCGCCACTGGACGAAGGCGTGATAGCGTATCTCGTCGGCGTGCTCCTCGCGTGCGGCGGCGAGCGCGTCGGGGTCGCGTTCGCGCAGTTCGCGGGGCCACTCGGTCCACGACTCGCCGCCGTGGGCGCGCTTGAGCGCGCGGTAGAGCGCGTAGTCGGCGAGCCAGTCGCGCTCGCGCTCGCGGAACGCCTCGAAGGCGTCGCTCGCGTCGGCGTCCGCGCTCTGCTCGAAGCGCTCGAAGGCGGTCCGGAGGCGCTCGCGCTTGAACGACGCGACGGCCTCGTAGTCGACGTGTGTCGGCTCGGCGGTATCGGGCGCCTCGAGTTCTGCGTCGGTCAGCCACCCTCGGTCGCCGAGCGCGTGGAGGTCGAGGAGGAGGGGGTTGCCGGCGAACGTCGAGGGCGAACTGTACGGGGAGTGGCCGTGGACGCCGGTCGTCGGGCCGAGCGGGCAGAACTGCCAGAGCGACTGGTCGGCGGCGTCGAGGAAGTCGAGGAAGTCGCGCGCGCCCGCACCGAGGTCGCCGATGCCGTGGCTGCCGGGGAGCGAGGTGAGGTGACAGAAGACACCGCTCGTTCGCTCGAAGTTCATGCGTCCGTCTACCGGACGACCCGCCATGAACGTTGCCGAACTGACGGCAATACTTGCGACCCACAGCAGAGTGATACTCGCCCGCCACCCAGCGGTGATAATGGAACAGCGACGCGCCGGGCGTACGCCGTCACCAGTTCGCACCGCCGGTGGTGAGCGATGCCCCCGTCAGTCCTGATGCTCGGGTGGGGGTTCCCCCCGAACATCAGCGGCGGACTCGACACGTTCGTCGGTTCGCTCTTCTGGGAGTTCGACGACCGCGACGA
It includes:
- a CDS encoding PQQ-binding-like beta-propeller repeat protein codes for the protein MRRPALHSASTYRQSRRGSLTASPLGSRPQGRRGFLAALGATGLSALAGCSALAPRGPLEGTPPVAPDAPWPTAHGTPANDGRTTSPGPPDDSAVAHWDLFEHADSLLAAYSAPVIGDEYAYVARVPNRDFDAREDASGRLFALNPESETLAWTRPLTVPASGPPALLADRVVVATTAGELLAFDAEDGTARWSRVLGAPAAPPTTTAGRVFVGDGDGRLHALAPDGTRVWSATHGPAVEGPVVGTRPPAVAKPTVGEAFCFAVFGRKDGRTLVAYRLRDGGVAWTRDYPGTRIGRPPAVDAGVLYLPESGGLCALDAATGEERWFHAFGTYRAPSTPAVGDSGVYVAAKNAYALDRETGRERWRYVNASTGHVDYRHPLRASPALAGDALYVGVGCLEAATGEARWGEFGNDPEETADYYGATREAVPARGGPAVGDGALYVTMRYGRLYRFGGGR
- a CDS encoding DMT family transporter, yielding MTRRDAALYLALAASWGTAFVATDAALDTVPPVPLAALRFDLAALLLVGVVLATGRSFRPRGWGDWAPILVGGLCNIGLHHALLFAGQRTVPPAVAATLLGLVPVLTPAVTRFARPDERLSALGVAGVLVGFGGVVLIADPDPSNLAASAGVGLVLASAVVWTVGAVFTREDDAELGGLALQAWMLLVGALALDAAAFAVPGQSFAMAAFPPETTLWVLYLAVVPGAAGFLVYFRLLDRLGPIEMGLLEYVIPPFAAVFGWLVLGEGLEASTVGGFLAVLVGFCLVKAGALRRYARARLGG
- the malQ gene encoding 4-alpha-glucanotransferase, which codes for MNFERTSGVFCHLTSLPGSHGIGDLGAGARDFLDFLDAADQSLWQFCPLGPTTGVHGHSPYSSPSTFAGNPLLLDLHALGDRGWLTDAELEAPDTAEPTHVDYEAVASFKRERLRTAFERFEQSADADASDAFEAFRERERDWLADYALYRALKRAHGGESWTEWPRELRERDPDALAAAREEHADEIRYHAFVQWRFDEQWRALREAARERGIQLLGDVPMYAALDSADVWANREAFAVDTAGDPEAVAGVPPSAGDDGQRWGMPVYDWDSLAADDYGWWVRRLDRLFDLVDVARLDHFKAFDAYWAIPADAASAADGEWHPGPGAAFFERVREDLGDLPFVVEDLGFLDDGVLGLRDRLGFPGMRVPEYADWCAEHHRYKPSDYPRDCVAYTSTHDTDTAAGYYESLDERQRDCFDYALDFERDGSPAWALLDAVWDSPAVVAMTTMPDLLGRGSDARLNTPGTATGNWGWRVEDGALTDDLAARLADVTANARR